One stretch of Tepidibacter hydrothermalis DNA includes these proteins:
- the alr gene encoding alanine racemase yields MSYKKRATWAEINIGNLKQNYKNIKKLLKEDTKICGVIKANAYGHGSVQIAKTLEEEGVDYLAIATLEEGIELRNNDIKSPILCLGYIQENCFDLAVEKDIDITIYKNESAQSLNKISKQKNKKARVHIKLDTGMSRLGFQINDESVDTIESICGYSNLDVVGIYSHFAMADEKDKTFTNRQFDKYTYIINKLENRGIKIPIKHICNSAGIMDCPEYHLDMVRSGIILYGHYPSEDVMKDRIDLKPVMTLKTTVSNIKTINPNTGISYGQKYIADDFAKIATVPIGYADGFTRMLNQNANMKIKDKLVPVVGRICMDQCMIRVDGLDVEIGDEVEIFGEDANTKIERLADSLNTINYEVLCMISRRIPRVYLEGNRVLHILDYLIK; encoded by the coding sequence TTGAGTTATAAAAAAAGAGCTACTTGGGCAGAAATAAATATAGGGAATTTAAAGCAAAATTATAAGAATATAAAAAAATTACTCAAAGAAGACACAAAAATATGCGGAGTTATTAAAGCTAATGCTTATGGACATGGTTCTGTACAAATTGCAAAGACTCTTGAGGAGGAAGGCGTAGATTATCTAGCTATTGCCACACTTGAGGAGGGAATAGAACTTAGAAACAATGATATAAAATCACCCATATTATGTCTTGGTTATATACAAGAAAACTGTTTTGATCTGGCAGTAGAAAAGGATATAGACATAACTATATATAAAAATGAATCAGCCCAAAGTCTAAATAAAATTAGTAAACAAAAGAATAAAAAAGCTAGAGTACATATAAAATTAGATACTGGAATGTCGAGGCTTGGATTTCAAATAAATGATGAATCTGTAGACACTATTGAGAGTATATGTGGATATTCTAATTTGGATGTTGTAGGTATATACAGTCATTTTGCCATGGCAGATGAAAAAGATAAGACATTTACCAATAGGCAGTTTGATAAATACACATATATTATAAATAAATTAGAAAATAGAGGAATAAAAATTCCTATAAAGCATATATGTAATAGTGCGGGTATAATGGATTGTCCTGAGTATCATCTTGATATGGTAAGGAGTGGAATAATACTTTATGGACACTATCCTTCTGAGGATGTTATGAAGGATAGAATAGATCTAAAACCTGTTATGACATTAAAGACAACAGTATCGAATATCAAAACTATAAATCCTAATACAGGAATAAGCTATGGTCAAAAATATATAGCAGATGATTTTGCTAAAATAGCTACTGTTCCTATTGGATATGCAGATGGTTTTACAAGAATGCTAAACCAAAATGCAAATATGAAGATAAAAGATAAACTAGTACCTGTAGTTGGAAGAATATGCATGGATCAATGTATGATTCGAGTAGATGGATTAGACGTAGAAATAGGAGATGAAGTGGAAATCTTCGGAGAAGATGCAAATACTAAGATAGAGAGGTTAGCTGATTCTTTAAATACTATAAATTACGAGGTCTTATGCATGATTTCTAGAAGGATACCGAGGGTGTATTTGGAAGGAAATAGAGTTTTACACATACTAGATTATCTGATAAAATAG
- a CDS encoding CopG family ribbon-helix-helix protein: MSSCVDKKKIVVSLPNSLLSEVDKIIKVENKNRSEFIKEAMNLYLREKRKVQTRESMIKGYREMGVINLALAEMGLSIDMSSLEGYEGKIAEGE; the protein is encoded by the coding sequence GTGTCTAGTTGTGTGGATAAAAAGAAAATCGTTGTAAGTTTACCTAATAGCTTACTTTCAGAAGTGGATAAAATAATAAAAGTAGAAAACAAAAACAGATCAGAATTTATAAAAGAAGCTATGAACCTTTATTTGAGAGAAAAAAGAAAAGTTCAAACAAGAGAATCTATGATAAAAGGTTATAGAGAAATGGGTGTTATAAACTTAGCTTTAGCAGAAATGGGTCTTAGCATTGATATGTCTTCTTTAGAAGGGTATGAAGGGAAGATAGCGGAAGGTGAATAA
- a CDS encoding type II toxin-antitoxin system PemK/MazF family toxin: MNKNLEIKRGDIFYGDLSPVIGSEQGGVRPVLIIQNDIGNKYSPTVIIAAITSQINKAKLPTHIEINANDYGLNRDSVVLLEQVRTIDKKRLREKIGNFDEDMMKKVDEGLQISLGLFDI; this comes from the coding sequence GTGAATAAAAATTTAGAGATTAAACGAGGTGACATATTTTACGGCGACTTAAGTCCTGTAATAGGGTCAGAACAAGGGGGAGTAAGACCCGTATTGATTATTCAAAACGATATAGGCAACAAATACAGCCCAACAGTTATAATTGCAGCTATAACGTCTCAAATCAACAAGGCAAAATTACCGACTCACATTGAAATAAATGCGAATGATTACGGACTTAATAGGGACTCAGTGGTATTACTAGAACAGGTAAGAACCATAGATAAAAAGAGATTGAGAGAAAAAATAGGCAATTTCGATGAGGATATGATGAAAAAAGTAGACGAGGGTCTTCAAATAAGTTTAGGATTGTTTGATATTTAG